One genomic region from Gossypium hirsutum isolate 1008001.06 chromosome D13, Gossypium_hirsutum_v2.1, whole genome shotgun sequence encodes:
- the LOC107888327 gene encoding GATA transcription factor 15 has translation MGVMDLREQESLNEDTMSETMKKFCTDCKTTKTPLWRGGPSGPKSLCNACGIKYRKRRRAMLGLNEVSEKKKVKWHLSSSSSSSSSSTVTTSSASIATTNDESVDDTKPSGRFSGLGEAVKIRLLALSSEVLLQRSSSLTWVVKKQRCQRRRKVGEDEELAAFSLMAMSYGLVFA, from the exons ATGGGTGTTATGGATCTTAGAGAACAG GAATCATTGAATGAAGATACAATGAGTGAGACCATGAAGAAGTTTTGTACTGACTGCAAGACCACAAAGACCCCTCTTTGGAGAGGTGGCCCTTCTGGCCCCAAG TCATTGTGCAATGCATGTGGGATAAAATATAGGAAGAGAAGAAGAGCAATGTTGGGTTTAAACGAAGTATcagaaaagaagaaagtgaaatGGCATTtatcatcatcatcgtcatcatcatcatccagcACCGTCACAACAAGCTCTGCTTCTATTGCTACAACAAATGATGAGTCTGTTGATGACACGAAACCTAGTGGTAGATTTAGTGGGTTAGGTGAGGCTGTTAAGATCAGATTACTTGCTTTGAGTAGTGAAGTTTTGTTGCAAAGATCATCATCATTAACATGGGTAGTGAAGAAGCAAAGGTGTCAAAGGAGAAGGAAGGTAGGAGAGGATGAAGAACTTGCTGCTTTTTCTTTGATGGCCATGTCCTATGGCTTAGTTTTTGCTTGA
- the LOC107888328 gene encoding importin subunit alpha isoform X2: protein MSLRPNSRTEVRRNRYKVAVDAEEGRRRREDNMVEIRKNRREESLQKKRREGLQAQPMPASLHSSAVEKKLENLPAMVAGVWADDSNMQLEATSQFRKLLSIERSPPIDQVIQAGVVPRFIEFLARDDFPQLQFEAAWALTNIASGTSENTKVVIDHGAVPIFVKLLASPSDDVREQAVWALGNVAGDSPRCRDLVLSHGALLPLLAQLNEHVKLSMLRNATWTLSNFCRGKPQPPFDLVKPALPALTHLIHSNDEEVLTDACWALSYLSDGTNDKIQAVIEAGVCGRLVELLMHPSPSVLIPALRTVGNIVTGDDGQTQCIINHQVLPCLLNLLTNNFKKSIKKEACWTISNITAGNKEQIQAVIEANIISPLVHLLQNAEFDIKKEAAWAISNATSGGTHDQIKFLVSQGCIKPLCDLLNCPDPRIVTVCLEGLENILKVGEADKNLGTTGGVNLYAQMIDDAEGLEKIENLQSHDNTEIYEKAVKVLETYWLEEEDETMPPGDASQTGFHFGGGELPVPSGGFNFS, encoded by the exons ATGTCATTGAGACCAAACTCGAGGACGGAGGTTCGAAGGAACAGGTACAAGGTGGCGGTGGACGCTGAGGAAGGAAGGCGGAGGAGGGAGGATAACATGGTGGAGATTAGGAAGAATCGCCGTGAAGAGAGTTTGCAGAAGAAGCGACGTGAAGGGCTTCAAGCGCAGCCAATGCCTGCTTCTCTTCACTCCTCTGCCGTTGAGAAAAAG TTGGAAAATTTGCCAGCCATGGTTGCTGGTGTCTGGGCTGACGATAGTAATATGCAGCTTGAGGCAACCTCACAGTTTAGGAAGTTGCTTTCAATTG AACGCAGCCCACCTATTGACCAAGTGATACAAGCAGGAGTTGTTCCTCGCTTCATTGAATTCCTTGCGAGGGATGATTTCCCACAGCTTCAG TTTGAGGCAGCTTGGGCCCTAACTAATATTGCTTCTGGGACATCTGAGAACACAAAGGTGGTAATTGATCATGGGGCTGTTCCTATATTTGTGAAATTGCTTGCTTCACCAAGTGATGATGTTCGTGAGCAG GCTGTCTGGGCACTGGGAAATGTTGCTGGAGATTCTCCTAGATGTCGTGACCTGGTTCTTAGTCATGGTGCTTTGCTTCCTTTGTTGGCACAGTTAAATGAGCATGTTAAACTTTCTATGCTGAGGAATGCAACATGGACTCTCTCAAACTTTTGTCGGGGAAAGCCCCAGCCTCCCTTTGATCTG GTTAAACCTGCACTTCCTGCATTGACACACCTTATTCATTCGAATGATGAAGAAGTCTTAACTGATGCATGTTGGGCGCTCTCATATCTTTCTGATGGtacaaatgacaaaatccaaGCTGTTATAGAAGCAGGTGTTTGTGGGCGTCTGGTGGAGCTCTTGAT GCACCCATCTCCTTCAGTGCTAATACCTGCTCTTCGCACAGTTGGAAATATTGTCACAGGAGATGATGGTCAAACCCAG TGTATTATCAATCATCAAGTGTTGCCATGCCTTCTAAACCTCTTGACAAATAATTTCAAAAAGAGCATCAAGAAGGAAGCTTGTTGGACAATCTCAAATATCACAGCTGGAAATAAGGAGCAGATACAG GCTGTAATTGAAGCTAATATTATATCTCCACTGGTTCATCTGCTTCAAAATGCTGAATTTGATATCAAGAAAGAAGCGGCATGGGCCATCTCAAATGCCACATCTGGTGGTACTCATGATCAGATCAA ATTCCTTGTTAGTCAAGGTTGTATAAAGCCATTGTGTGATCTTCTTAACTGCCCTGATCCAAGGATTGTAACAGTCTGTTTAGAAGGGCTTGAAAACATTTTGAAGGTAGGAGAAGCTGATAAGAACCTGGGCACTACCGGAGGAGTGAATCTCTATGCACAAATGATTGATGATGCTGAGGGTCTGGAGAAGATCGAGAATTTACAGTCCCACGATAACACTGAGATTTATGAAAAGGCTGTGAAAGTTCTCGAGACATATTGGTTGGAGGAGGAGGATGAGACAATGCCGCCAGGTGATGCCTCTCAAACAGGGTTTCATTTTGGCGGGGGTGAGCTTCCTGTTCCTTCAGGGGGATTCAATTTCAGCTAG
- the LOC107888328 gene encoding importin subunit alpha isoform X1, which translates to MSLRPNSRTEVRRNRYKVAVDAEEGRRRREDNMVEIRKNRREESLQKKRREGLQAQPMPASLHSSAVEKKLIALDCSDPVQLQLENLPAMVAGVWADDSNMQLEATSQFRKLLSIERSPPIDQVIQAGVVPRFIEFLARDDFPQLQFEAAWALTNIASGTSENTKVVIDHGAVPIFVKLLASPSDDVREQAVWALGNVAGDSPRCRDLVLSHGALLPLLAQLNEHVKLSMLRNATWTLSNFCRGKPQPPFDLVKPALPALTHLIHSNDEEVLTDACWALSYLSDGTNDKIQAVIEAGVCGRLVELLMHPSPSVLIPALRTVGNIVTGDDGQTQCIINHQVLPCLLNLLTNNFKKSIKKEACWTISNITAGNKEQIQAVIEANIISPLVHLLQNAEFDIKKEAAWAISNATSGGTHDQIKFLVSQGCIKPLCDLLNCPDPRIVTVCLEGLENILKVGEADKNLGTTGGVNLYAQMIDDAEGLEKIENLQSHDNTEIYEKAVKVLETYWLEEEDETMPPGDASQTGFHFGGGELPVPSGGFNFS; encoded by the exons ATGTCATTGAGACCAAACTCGAGGACGGAGGTTCGAAGGAACAGGTACAAGGTGGCGGTGGACGCTGAGGAAGGAAGGCGGAGGAGGGAGGATAACATGGTGGAGATTAGGAAGAATCGCCGTGAAGAGAGTTTGCAGAAGAAGCGACGTGAAGGGCTTCAAGCGCAGCCAATGCCTGCTTCTCTTCACTCCTCTGCCGTTGAGAAAAAG TTAATTGCATTGGATTGTTCTGATCCTGTTCAACTGCAGTTGGAAAATTTGCCAGCCATGGTTGCTGGTGTCTGGGCTGACGATAGTAATATGCAGCTTGAGGCAACCTCACAGTTTAGGAAGTTGCTTTCAATTG AACGCAGCCCACCTATTGACCAAGTGATACAAGCAGGAGTTGTTCCTCGCTTCATTGAATTCCTTGCGAGGGATGATTTCCCACAGCTTCAG TTTGAGGCAGCTTGGGCCCTAACTAATATTGCTTCTGGGACATCTGAGAACACAAAGGTGGTAATTGATCATGGGGCTGTTCCTATATTTGTGAAATTGCTTGCTTCACCAAGTGATGATGTTCGTGAGCAG GCTGTCTGGGCACTGGGAAATGTTGCTGGAGATTCTCCTAGATGTCGTGACCTGGTTCTTAGTCATGGTGCTTTGCTTCCTTTGTTGGCACAGTTAAATGAGCATGTTAAACTTTCTATGCTGAGGAATGCAACATGGACTCTCTCAAACTTTTGTCGGGGAAAGCCCCAGCCTCCCTTTGATCTG GTTAAACCTGCACTTCCTGCATTGACACACCTTATTCATTCGAATGATGAAGAAGTCTTAACTGATGCATGTTGGGCGCTCTCATATCTTTCTGATGGtacaaatgacaaaatccaaGCTGTTATAGAAGCAGGTGTTTGTGGGCGTCTGGTGGAGCTCTTGAT GCACCCATCTCCTTCAGTGCTAATACCTGCTCTTCGCACAGTTGGAAATATTGTCACAGGAGATGATGGTCAAACCCAG TGTATTATCAATCATCAAGTGTTGCCATGCCTTCTAAACCTCTTGACAAATAATTTCAAAAAGAGCATCAAGAAGGAAGCTTGTTGGACAATCTCAAATATCACAGCTGGAAATAAGGAGCAGATACAG GCTGTAATTGAAGCTAATATTATATCTCCACTGGTTCATCTGCTTCAAAATGCTGAATTTGATATCAAGAAAGAAGCGGCATGGGCCATCTCAAATGCCACATCTGGTGGTACTCATGATCAGATCAA ATTCCTTGTTAGTCAAGGTTGTATAAAGCCATTGTGTGATCTTCTTAACTGCCCTGATCCAAGGATTGTAACAGTCTGTTTAGAAGGGCTTGAAAACATTTTGAAGGTAGGAGAAGCTGATAAGAACCTGGGCACTACCGGAGGAGTGAATCTCTATGCACAAATGATTGATGATGCTGAGGGTCTGGAGAAGATCGAGAATTTACAGTCCCACGATAACACTGAGATTTATGAAAAGGCTGTGAAAGTTCTCGAGACATATTGGTTGGAGGAGGAGGATGAGACAATGCCGCCAGGTGATGCCTCTCAAACAGGGTTTCATTTTGGCGGGGGTGAGCTTCCTGTTCCTTCAGGGGGATTCAATTTCAGCTAG